The following is a genomic window from Methanothermobacter tenebrarum.
ATCCTTATGCCTTTTTCTGTCAGTTTTTTTATTGCAAGATCTAGTGTTTTTTCATCTCCTTCGATGGTTACCTGTACTGGTACAAATGCTCCTGTTTTAGCATCCCTTTCATGTATTATGGTGACGATATTTGCACCTACGCTGGCTATTGGTTCTAGGGCTGCTACTAGTTGTCCTGGGACGTCTTGTAGTTCGAGAACTAGGCTCATCCGCAAATTTAACACCATCCCATGTTATTGTGTCCATTCTCCCCTTTCTACGATTATGTTACCTTCTTCGTCTACTGGAGCGTTCCTCAGTATCCTTTTAGGGTCATGTTTCTGTTTTTTATCAGCTCTTGTCCTGTTAAGATTATCTACGATGTAGTGTGTCTCTTCAAGTTCGGGCACTTTCTCAAGGGCCTTGGAGAACTCCTCTAGTATTTTTTCGGCTTCTTTTTCTATCATTATTGATACCCCTTATAAAATTCCATCCTCAGATCCTTCATGTAGGATTCATGATCAAAACCTGGTAGTATTCTCTTCCTTAGAATCTTATCTATCCCTGAGCCGTATTGGGCGGCTTTTTTAGGTCTTCTCGCGATAAAAGCTGGTACTCCTATTTCTAATGCAAGGTCGCGGAGTATGTGCTTCCTAAGACTGTCATCACTACCTTTTATCTTATAGTCTATTGGTATATTAAAGGATAGGTTTATAATTTCCTTGTTAAGGAATGGAACTCTCAATTCTGTAC
Proteins encoded in this region:
- the gatC gene encoding Asp-tRNA(Asn) amidotransferase subunit GatC; translated protein: MMIEKEAEKILEEFSKALEKVPELEETHYIVDNLNRTRADKKQKHDPKRILRNAPVDEEGNIIVERGEWTQ